One window of Colias croceus chromosome 6, ilColCroc2.1 genomic DNA carries:
- the LOC123692433 gene encoding uncharacterized protein LOC123692433, which produces MANTSSERKRCINCSFLIPRNMTRHHLEEASNSMLSLLRSWIAPTQVSSENIICNECFELLQNRANTTSEGSILPLPAFGHRRVCLPCGNSILRSRTYPVRHDREERNVLIRFVPQHLVSRMDRVCAACWRSATREVQRQQQRDSNRPTLADTELSGDSVVPVPPPLPPTTPEIVQPVIPKIISSLYRRAANTPSHCIFVDCFEPERLLIPSTIKDLILFNYKFYIPSGARICRHHLNHGSWDQLTSQLRDFTSKQFDNIMTMMQRAANHRFDFSNITLMPPHLCHYWLGMNLEQFHELLNCIPNLAEQVPNATIALCIYLVKLRTGDSNNRLATLFNKPRATLERLITQARNCFINDFVPLYLGFNHMTIQDVASRNRIIPEGFFGNPHLPAEIKPAIVICDATYIFVQSSSNYLYQKQTYSLQKLDNLVKPFLIVCCDGHIVECLGPYKATTNDATITSLNLNNEDSGFGQFFRRGDIFILDRGFRDVVSELQDHGFVAYMPESLLDNEHQLTTLQANRSRLVTMCRWVVEVVNGRVKRDYRLFRDVFNNRAAMHLKDDFRIACALLNKFHVTVNDPPEAFEYVSIAKNRLSLENHLAVYVESENVNRRRARFQQVDSEHPHLTTFPQLTITDLKRLALGTYQLKQARSYFGEHVRQSGIYWVQVNNEIDDDVPLMLGLNNYLLRGRIKSRHVNSRKYYTYLLISRDDAVRNTLEAITGYCCSCLVGRRTVGCCAHVMTVVWYLSWARYNDVTAPAPYLDNFFYENDE; this is translated from the exons ATGGCTAACACCTCGAGTGAGCGAAAACGATGCATAAATTGTTCTTTCTTGATACCGAGAAACATGACGAGGCATCACTTGGAAGAAGCGTCGAATTCAATGCTCAGTTTATTACGATCATGGATAGCCCCTACTCAG GTTTCTTCAGAAAACATCATTTGTAATGAATGTTTTGAATTACTTCAAAATCGAGCAAACACAACAAGTGAAGGAAGCATTTTACCGTTGCCTGCTTTTGGACATAGAAGAGTCTGTCTTCCTTGTGGAAATTCCATTCTACGATCAAGGACATATCCTGTTCGACATGATCGTGAAGAgagaaatgttttaattcGTTTTGTTCCACAACAcctt GTCTCAAGAATGGATCGTGTATGTGCTGCATGTTGGAGGTCAGCAACAAGAGAAGTACAAAGGCAGCAACAGCGTGACTCAAATCGCCCCACTCTGGCTGACACTGAATTAAGTGGTGATTCTGTTGTTCCTGTGCCACCTCCTCTGCCACCAACAACCCCAGAAATTGTTCAACCAGTGAtaccaaaaataatttcatcatTGTATAGACGTGCTGCTAACACTCCAAGTCACTGTATATTTGTTGATTGTTTTGAACCTGAACGCCTACTTATACCATCTACTATCAAAGAcctaatattgtttaattataagttttacaTACCATCGGGTGCACGCATTTGTCGTCACCATTTAAATCATGGTTCTTGGGACCAGTTAACTTCTCAATTGAGAGATTTTACTAGTAAacaatttgataatattatgactatGATGCAGCGAGCTGCCAACCATAGATttgatttttcaaatattacatTGATGCCTCCTCACTTATGCCATTATTGGCTTGGTATGAATCTTGAACAGTTTCATGAATTACTAAATTGTATACCCAATCTAGCAGAACAAGTACCAAACGCTACTATAGCATTATgcatttatttagttaaattaAGAACAGGTGACAGCAACAACAGATTAGCCACTCTTTTCAATAAACCTAGAGCTACATTGGAACGTTTGATTACTCAAGCTAGAAATTGCTTTATTAATGATTTTGTCCCATTGTACTTAGGATTTAATCATATGACTATACAAGATGTTGCTTCTCGGAATAGGATTATTCCAGAAGGATTTTTTGGTAATCCCCATTTACCTGCAGAAATTAAACCTGCAATTGTTATTTGTGATGCTACCTATATTTTTGTGCAAAGTAGttccaattatttataccaaaaacaaacatatagTTTACAAAAACTAGATAACTTAGTAAAACCATTCTTGATTGTATGCTGCGATGGTCATATTGTGGAATGTCTTGGTCCTTACAAGGCCACTACTAACGATGCTACAATCACTagtttaaacttaaataacgaGGATTCTGGTTTTGGTCAATTTTTCAGAAGGGgcgatatttttattcttgatAGAGGATTTCGAGATGTTGTGAGTGAACTTCAAGACCATGGTTTTGTCGCCTATATGCCTGAGTCTCTCCTTGATAATGAACACCAATTAACAACCCTGCAAGCAAATCGGTCTCGTTTGGTAACTATGTGTCGTTGGGTTGTAGAAGTAGTTAATGGTCGTGTGAAAAGGGATTATAGACTTTTTCGGGATGTTTTCAATAATAGAGCTGCTATGCACCTCAAAGATGATTTTAGAATTGCTTGTGCCTTGTTAAATAAGTTTCATGTTACCGTAAATGACCCACCAGAGGCTTTTGAATATGTGAGTATTGCTAAAAATAGACTTTCACTTGAAAATCATTTGGCAGTGTACGTGGAAAGTGAAAATGTCAATAGAAGGAGAGCGAGATTTCAACAGGTTGATAGCGAACATCCTCATTTAACTACATTTCCACAACTTACAATAACTGATCTTAAACGGCTTGCTTTAGGCACATATCAACTGAAACAAGCTAGGTCATACTTTGGAGAGCATGTTCGTCAATCTGGCATTTATTGGGTTCaggtaaataatgaaattgatGATGATGTTCCTCTGATGTTAGGTCTgaataactatttattaagGGGTAGGATTAAGTCCAGACATGTAAATAGTCGTAAGTATtacacttatttattaataagtagAGATGATGCTGTAAGAAATACTCTAGAAGCTATAACAGGTTATTGTTGCAGCTGTCTCGTTGGTAGGCGAACAGTAGGATGTTGTGCACACGTAATGACAGTGGTTTGGTACCTAAGCTGGGCTCGTTACAATGATGTAACTGCTCCGGCTCcatatttagataattttttttatgaaaatgacgAATGA
- the LOC123692437 gene encoding uncharacterized protein LOC123692437 has product MGSNQSSVRATHFQRPPTSTSADPLGSDEPEEHHISISNKMVERLVEDASLPGGVSSSGSTTSLGDFKETIYMEKLRCLDDTHSERLGLTVDEVNALTSRIEMRTSNMVSVEPVCADCKATVIDCYNSAREPDDVVKCWDAIGAFTQCVQDAGADRLRARSERDAREQARRSRHVAHAREHALKDLSGAHGDSPNM; this is encoded by the exons ATGGGCAGTAATCAATCTTCAGTCCGAGCTACTCACTTCCAGCGACCTCCCACAAGCACTTCAGCTGATCCTCTAGGATCAGACGAACCTGAAGAACATCACATTAGTATTTCTAACAAAATG GTGGAACGTCTGGTAGAAGACGCATCACTTCCGGGCGGGGTAAGCAGTTCTGGATCCACTACATCATTGGGAGACTTTAAGGAGACCATTTATATGGAGAAACTAAGATGCCTGGATGATACACATTCGGAACGCCTTGG ACTAACAGTGGACGAAGTTAACGCGCTGACCAGCCGCATAGAGATGCGTACATCCAACATGGTGAGCGTCGAACCTGTGTGCGCAGACTGCAAGGCGACTGTCATAGATTGCTACAACAGCGCGAGGGAACCAGATGATGTTGTCAAATGCTGGGATGCTATTG gtgCATTCACACAATGCGTACAAGATGCGGGCGCTGACCGTCTACGCGCGCGGAGTGAACGCGACGCGCGGGAACAAGCCCGCCGCTCACGGCACGTAGCGCATGCGCGGGAACACGCGCTCAAGGATCTGTCAGGCGCGCACGGGGACTCGCCGAACATGTGA
- the LOC123692435 gene encoding protein Spindly has protein sequence MDYSTISNKTNITEAEDLTGGELNERYYLLKKQYDNLSSNFEAIKQELHDTRRSYQTALDVQSHLNTELETYQAEEGRRKSELLSRISTLQEEISVLRSERSQISDQSALEIKKLEAENRRLREEQAVVARKSPERDNKEVDEIRSKLSSVTSEAASAKAALEQAKAEITSWRMKVEELVSEIGELRAAADIRREEIKSVVEREAAALADLAEARAMLHQVDTPDLQPHAAKGNSIFAEVEDKRQEMAKNLIQMKQSNARLRRDLANKQAEVEALLHEKNTIWEQQVGASAHYDRELIESYEDRITQLESLCEKQRRELCRWFGKLCEPAANGWLPGVLDHLKTECEKLRAEVLSQGAAQLASAAQVRELRRKIALLTANSHKQSPVQTDDDKDEISVLKPFRPIDVKKVEDVKKKVSFN, from the exons ATGGATTACTCAACTATAAgcaataaaactaatataacaGAAGCAGAGGATTTAACTGGCGGTGAGTTAAACGAgcgctattatttattgaaaaagcaATACGATAATTTGTCCTCTAATTTTGAGGCAATTAAACAAGAACTACATGATACAAGACGAAGTTACCAAACCGCTCTAGATGTTCAGAGTCATTTAAATACAGAGCTAGAAACATATCAGGCGGAGGAGGGCAGACGCAAGAGTGAACTTTTGTCTCGCATATCAACCCTCCAGGAAGAAATATCCGTATTGCGATCTGAACGTTCTCAGATATCGGATCAAAGCGCGTTAGAAATAAAGAAGTTAGAAGCTGAAAACCGTCGGTTAAGAGAGGAACAAGCAGTGGTAGCTCGGAAGTCACCAGAGCGTGATAATAAAGAAGTAGATGAGATTCGTTCAAAATTATCATCAGTTACTTCAGAAGCTGCTTCCGCAAAAGCAGCGCTGGAACAAGCTAAAGCAGAAATAACTTCATGGCGTATGAAAGTTGAGGAATTAGTGTCGGAAATCGGTGAATTGCGGGCAGCTGCTGATATAAGAAGAGAGGAAATTAAATCGGTAGTAGAACGGGAAGCTGCGGCGTTGGCTGATTTGGCTGAAGCGAGGGCTATGCTGCATCAAGTTGATACACCAGACTTGCAACCACATG CTGCCAAAGGGAATTCAATATTTGCAGAAGTAGAAGATAAGAGACAGGAAATGGCAAAAAATCTTATTCAAATGAAACAAAGCAATGCAAGA TTACGTCGGGATCTAGCAAATAAGCAAGCAGAAGTTGAAGCTTTACTCCATGAGAAGAATACAATCTGGGAGCAGCAGGTTGGAGCTAGTGCCCACTATGATCGAGAACTTATTG AAAGTTACGAAGACCGCATCACGCAACTTGAGTCCCTGTGCGAGAAACAACGCCGCGAGCTGTGCCGCTGGTTCGGCAAGCTGTGCGAGCCGGCGGCCAACGGCTGGCTGCCCGGAGTGCTGGACCATTTGAA AACGGAATGCGAAAAACTTCGAGCAGAAGTGTTATCCCAAGGCGCCGCTCAACTAGCCAGTGCGGCTCAAGTGAGGGAACTGCGGAGGAAAATAGCCCTTCTCACAGCGAACAGTCACAAGCAATCGCCTGTACAAACAGACGATGATAAGGATGAAATTAGCGTGCTGAAACCCTTCAGACCTATTGATGTGAAAAAAGTGGAAGATGTTAAGAAGAAAGTGTCGTTTAATTGA